A stretch of DNA from Micromonospora sp. NBC_01813:
GCACCTCGATGGTGGAGGGCCGGATCGTGGCCGGCGTGGTCGTCGGTGACGGTTCGGACGTCGGCGCCGGCGCGTCGATCATGGGCACCCTTTCCGGCGGCGGTACGGAGAAGGTCCGCATCGGCGAACGCAGTCTGCTGGGCGCCAACGCCGGTATCGGCATCTCGCTCGGCGACGACTGTGTGGTCGAGGCGGGCTGCTATGTCACCGCCGGCTCGAAGGTGACCCTGCCGGACGGCCGGGTGGTCAAGGCCCGTGAGCTGTCCGGGGTCGACGGACTGCTGTTCTGGCGCAACTCGGTGACCGGCGCGTTGGAGGCCCGCCCGCGTACGGGCGCCGGCATCGAACTCAACGCCGCCCTGCACGCCAACGACTGACCGCCTCCCGCACCCAACCCACCCCCGCGATCTTGCACTTATCGACGGACAATCTGGACATAAGTTCTCGATAAGTGCAAGATCGCGGAGGACTGGGGTCAGCGGACGGCGATCCGGTACGCCTGGACGATCGTCTGCCGCATCGTGTTGCCGGCCCGGTCGGTCACCGAGGCGCGCAACGACACGTACCCGTCCTGCCTCGGGTGGCTGACCATGGCGGCCCAACCCGCCTTCGCCGACCGTACCTCGGCCCGCTGCCAGGTCTCCCCACCGTCGTAGGACGCCTCGATCACCGGCTTGCGGATGCCGATCCCGGCCACCCCCGGCTGGTGCGCGACCGTGAACGGGATCTCCATCGTCCGGCCGGCGGTGGCGGTGTTGGCCGGGTCGAGGCTCGGCGCGAACCGCACCGCCATCACCGGCAACGCCGCCGTCTGGTTCCGGGCGACCGGCCCGGACGGGAACGTCCACACCCCGCTGACCGAGGTCGAGAAGTCGCTCACCGCGTGGGTCGCGGCGACCTCCAGCCGGTAGTTCGCCAATGCCCGGGGCACCTCGAACCAGCCGTACCCGGGGTACTCGCTCTCCCCGACCAGCTTGCCGTCGCGGTACAGCGCCGTGCGACCGGTCTCGGTCAGCACCCCGCCGGGATGGCCGTGTGCGTCGCCGAACAGCGGCACCTCAACGGCGATCATGTTGCCGTCGCGGCGCACCCAGCCGCCCGGCTGGTCCGTGGCGGCGAAGACCGGCCCGTACGGCGCGACGTTCCAGGTGTCCAGGGTCCGTTTGCCGGGTTGGAGGCGCTGCGGCGGCGAGGAGAGCACCGCGGTGTACTCCGGCCAGTCCTGGCCCTCGACCGCCCGGGAGAACTCCAGCGAACTCGTCCAGCTCAACGAACTGTCGACGCTGTAGTGCTCCACCCGTACGCTCGGCAGCTCGACCGGGACGACGATCGCCCACGCCCCCGGATCACGCGCCTCACGCATCGGGAAGACGACCCGCTCGACGCCGTCGCCATGGTCGACGCCACGGAACCGGTGCCGCACGGTGGCCAGGTCGCGTGGCCGGTAGTGGCGGGTGAAGCCGGTGGGCAGCCGATCGGCGAAGAACTCGGTGAGCCCGTAGAAGTACGGACTGGCGGCGAAGCCGCCCTCGCCGTCGGGGCGCAGCCACTGGCTGTTGATGTTGGTGGTGAACTCGCCCGTGCGCGGTGGCGCCCCGGCCTGACCGGTGGAGAGCCCGTCGTAGGTCTCCGCGAGCAGCCCGACTCCGCCACTGGCCTCGGTCCAGTAGACGAGGTTGATGTCGACCAGCGCCGGCCGGGCGGTCTCTTCGGGGACCGTGACCCGCACCGGTTCGCTCTCGCGGGCGTCGAAGGTGACGGTGGTGTCCGCTTCGAGCTTGAGGTTCGGCTGAGCCAGGACCGCGACCTCGTACTCCTCCGCTTCCTCGTCGACGACCCGGGTGATCACGCTGGACAGGCCGTACCGGCCGGCCGGCAGCCGGACGGTGGCGGTACCCGACCCGTCGCCACCCCACGGCATCGCGTCCACCTGCTGGTCCAGCCCGACGCCCACGGTCCAGTAGTCGTCGGTCGGCGCACCCGTCTGGTCGACGTGGGCAAAGGAGAGGTCGTAGCTCTCCACTTCCCGGTTGACGCCGAACGGGGTGCTGACCTGCACCCCGTCGTCGCCGCTGGCGACCAGGTGCCCGGAGTAGTAGCCGTCCGGCACGTCGACACTGGTGTCGGCGGTGACGGTGACCTCGGCGGTGCCGCCGGCCGGCACGGTCACCTCGGTGGCGCCGACGCTGAACATGCCTGCCGGTGCGGCGACGGCCGCCGCCGCGCCGCCGTCGACCGACAGCGTCAAGGTCTGCTCGGTGGTGCCGGTGTTGCGGTAGGTGACCGTCTCGACCACCGGCTCGTCGTCGTGGTGCGGCCAGGCGGTGCGTCCGAACGAGATGCTGGCCGGCGTCGTGGTCACCGTCTGGGTGATGGCGCGGGCCACGTCGACCCGGCCGGCACCCTGCTGGTACGCGGTGGCGTCGGGCTGTGGCGCGGCGGACCCCATCAGCCCGGACTTGAGCCGCTGTGCGGTCCAGCCGGGGTGTTTCTGGGCCAGCAACGCCACCGCGCCGGTGACGTGCGGCGCGGCCATCGACGTGCCGGAGGCGGCGACGTAGTGCTCGTCGACCGGCTCGCCGAGGGTGGTGCCGGCGGCGCGGGCGGCGACGATGTCGACACCCGGCGCGGTCAGGTCCGGCTTGACCGTGTCGTCTCCGATGCGTGGTCCCCGGCTGGAGAAGTCGGCGAGGACGTCGTCGCGGTCCACCGCGCCGACGGTGAGCGCCGCGGCGGCGCTGCCCGGTGAGGCGATGGTCCGGTCACCGCCGGAGTTGCCGGCCGAGATGACGAAGAGCGAGCCGGTCTCGGCGGTCAGCGTGTCGACCGCCTCCTCCAGCGGGTCGATCTCCGGGGTGTCCCAGCCGCCCAGGCTGACGTTGATGACGGTGGCCCGCTGGTCGGCGGCGGCCCACTGCATTCCGGCCAGCAACGCCGACTCGGTGCACCAGTACGACTCGCAGACCTTGCCGGAGATGAGCGTGGCGTCGGGGGCCACGCCACGCTTGGCGCCGTCGGAGGCGGCACCGCTACCGGCGATGATCGACGCCACGTGGGTGCCGTGACCGACCGTGTCCGCCGGGTCGGGGTCCTCGGTGAAGTTCTCCGACCGGGCGACCTTGCCGGCCAGGTCTGGGTGGTCGGCGTCGATCCCGCTGTCCAGCACGGCGACGGTCACCCCGGCCCCGGTGAACCCGGCGTCGTGTGCGGCCGGGGCGCCGATCTGCCCGACGCTGTGCTCGAGCAGGAGTTGCCGCTTGCCGTCCAGCCAGACGCGGGCAAGCCCGGAACCGGCGGTCAACGACCGCGCGCCGGCCGGGCCGGCCGCCGGATCGCCGCTGGCGAGGGTCGTCCAGAAGTCGGCGGCGGCGCCCTTGTCGACGCTCGCGGCGGCGCCGCCGATCGCGGGCAGTTCCCGGGTGGCCCGGGTCGCGGCGAGCGCCGCACCGGCCCGGCGGGCGACGGCCGGGTCGGCGTACTCGACGAGCAGCGGGATCCGCCGGGTGGCGGCGTCGTGATAGCCGGCCGAGATCAGGTTGGTGATGTTGAACAGTCGCCGGTCGAGTGCGCCCGCCTGGATCAGCGGTTGGGCGTCGGACGGGACGACGTACAGCCCGTCTGCCCTGCGGTAGGTGTGGAAGCGCAGGTGGCCGCGGCCGGCGGCGGGTCGTACGGCGGTGCCGTGGGCGGTGACGACGATCCGGTCACCGGTGATCAGGGTGACGGTGTCGGCGGGGGCGGGTGTGGCGGCCCGGGCGGCGGCACCCTGGGGCGTTGGCGCGGGCTGCCGGGCGGCGGCGGGTGCGGACTGGCCGAGGCCGATCAGGCTGGCCGTCAGTGCGACGACGAGCGCCGCTGCGGTGTGTTTCCTGACTGGATGCAACGTGAACCTCCCCGTTGGACGTCCAACGGGACGTCTGGGTCGTGATCCGAAGCCCCAGGATTACATACGCGGTATGCACATCGATTGCTAGAAACTCGGGATAATAAGGACGCGTTCCACACGGATTGCGACGCTCACGCGACAGATCGTCGCTACGGCCGGGTCGCCAGGCCGGATCGACCCGACCGCTACGGCAGGATCGACCCGACCGCTAGGGCAGGATCGACCCGACCGGCTGGCCACCGGCCAGCCAGGCCGTCGCGTCCCGCTCCGCCAGCGGCCGGGAGAAGAGATAGCCCTGTCCGAACCCGCACCCCAGATCGCCCAGCAGGTTCCGATCCGCCACGGTCTCGATGCCCTCGGCGACCACCGCCAGGCCGAGGGTGTGCGCCAGCCGGATGATCCCGTCCACCAGCGACCGCTGCCGGGTGGAGAACGCCATCTCGGCGGTGAACGAGCGGTCGATCTTCACCACGTCGATCGGTAGCTGCCGCAGGTAGCTCAGCGACGAGAAGCCGGTGCCGAAGTCGTCGATCGCCATCCGCAGCCCGAGCTCACGCAGCTGCGCCAGGTCCGACCAGATGTGGTCGTCGCTCTCCAGCAGCAGGCTCTCGGTCAGCTCCAGCATCACCGACTCCGCCGGCAGGCCACCCTCGGCGAGCTGCTGGCGGACCTTCGCGACGAACCCGGCCGCCCGGAACTGCCGGGCCGACACGTTGACGCTGACGTACGGCACGGTCCCCGCCGGCAGGCAGATCTGCCACTGCGCCGCCGCCGCGATCGCCCGGCGCAGCACCCAGTCACCGATCGGCTCGATCAGCCCGGTCTCCTCCGCGACGTCGATGAACTGGTCCGGGCGCAGCAGCCCCAACGTCGGATGGCGCCAGCGCAGCAGGGCCTCCAGCCCGACCGCGCAGCCGGTGGCCAGCTCGACGATCGGCTGGTACTCGACGACGAAGTCGGTCTCCACGTCGGCCCGCTCCAGGGTGGTCCGCAGTTCCATCCGGTGGACCAGGCTGACGTGCAGGGCCGGCTGGAAGCGCCGCCACCGCCCCTTGCCCTCGTCCTTCGCCACGTACAGGGCGAGATCGGCGTGCCGCAGCAACTCGTCGGTGCCGACGGCGTCCGCCGTGGTGGCCACCCCGACGCTGACGGCTCCCCCGACCAGCCGGCCGGCCAGCCGGAACGGCTCGGTGAAGGCAGACACCACCCGCTGCGCCATCTGCTCCACCTCGGTCGGGTCCTCGGCGTCGTCGACCAGCGCCGCG
This window harbors:
- a CDS encoding S8 family serine peptidase; translation: MHPVRKHTAAALVVALTASLIGLGQSAPAAARQPAPTPQGAAARAATPAPADTVTLITGDRIVVTAHGTAVRPAAGRGHLRFHTYRRADGLYVVPSDAQPLIQAGALDRRLFNITNLISAGYHDAATRRIPLLVEYADPAVARRAGAALAATRATRELPAIGGAAASVDKGAAADFWTTLASGDPAAGPAGARSLTAGSGLARVWLDGKRQLLLEHSVGQIGAPAAHDAGFTGAGVTVAVLDSGIDADHPDLAGKVARSENFTEDPDPADTVGHGTHVASIIAGSGAASDGAKRGVAPDATLISGKVCESYWCTESALLAGMQWAAADQRATVINVSLGGWDTPEIDPLEEAVDTLTAETGSLFVISAGNSGGDRTIASPGSAAAALTVGAVDRDDVLADFSSRGPRIGDDTVKPDLTAPGVDIVAARAAGTTLGEPVDEHYVAASGTSMAAPHVTGAVALLAQKHPGWTAQRLKSGLMGSAAPQPDATAYQQGAGRVDVARAITQTVTTTPASISFGRTAWPHHDDEPVVETVTYRNTGTTEQTLTLSVDGGAAAAVAAPAGMFSVGATEVTVPAGGTAEVTVTADTSVDVPDGYYSGHLVASGDDGVQVSTPFGVNREVESYDLSFAHVDQTGAPTDDYWTVGVGLDQQVDAMPWGGDGSGTATVRLPAGRYGLSSVITRVVDEEAEEYEVAVLAQPNLKLEADTTVTFDARESEPVRVTVPEETARPALVDINLVYWTEASGGVGLLAETYDGLSTGQAGAPPRTGEFTTNINSQWLRPDGEGGFAASPYFYGLTEFFADRLPTGFTRHYRPRDLATVRHRFRGVDHGDGVERVVFPMREARDPGAWAIVVPVELPSVRVEHYSVDSSLSWTSSLEFSRAVEGQDWPEYTAVLSSPPQRLQPGKRTLDTWNVAPYGPVFAATDQPGGWVRRDGNMIAVEVPLFGDAHGHPGGVLTETGRTALYRDGKLVGESEYPGYGWFEVPRALANYRLEVAATHAVSDFSTSVSGVWTFPSGPVARNQTAALPVMAVRFAPSLDPANTATAGRTMEIPFTVAHQPGVAGIGIRKPVIEASYDGGETWQRAEVRSAKAGWAAMVSHPRQDGYVSLRASVTDRAGNTMRQTIVQAYRIAVR